CTTCAGGAACTGGGCCATGGGGGGGATTGCTCTTTCGGTCCGGCGGCTGCTGGATGCTGTGCTGCACGGTCCGCTTGTTCGCGCGTTTGTAACTCTTGAAACCGTGGGGACCGAACACCTGAAGGCCGATACAGGGCCAGTGATGTTCGTGTCCAACCATCTTAGTTATTTCGATCAACCCACAATCATGTCCGCCTTGCCCCAATCGTGGCGCTATAACACCGCCACTGCCGTGTGGGAAGAGTTCTTTTTCCGCAATTTCCGGAATATGCTTCAGAGATTCTGGAAGCGGCTCGCCTATGAGTATGTCAGCGTAGCGTTCACGGTGTTCCCTTTGTCGCAAAGTCGCGGTTTCAGGAGAACGCTGCGCTTCATGGGACGTCTGGTTGATCGTGGCATGAGTATTCTGATTTTTCCGGAAGGTGAGCGTTCGCTGGACGGATCGCTGCTATCGTTCCAGCAGGGGATCGGGGTCATGGTCCGGGAATTGGGAATACCGGTGGTGCCGGTTAAGATCAAGGGGCTTGAAACGGTTTACCCGCGGGGAGCTTCATGGCCGAAAAGGGGAACCGTTACGGTGGTTTTCGGGCAACCGATTCATTTCCGGGGTGAATCTCCGGCAGAGATTGTTGATAGAGCCAGGCGTGCGGTACAGGAACTTTAGATAATGGGATGGCATCTGAGAACCGCTGAAGAATCCCTTGCCGAGCTTCGCTCCTCCAATGGGGGGCTTTCGGCCGGGGCCGCACGGAAACTTCTCGCCGAGATCGGTCCCAATGAACTTCAGGAGATGGCGCGAAGGACCCCCCTGGCCATGCTCCTCGCGCAGTTCACCGATTTCATGATCCTTATCCTCCTGGGGGCGGCAGTCCTTGCGGCGGTAATTGGCGATATGGGCGACGCCATGCCGATTATCGCCATAGTTATCCTCAATGCAGTGATCGGATTCGTGCAGGAGTTCAGGGCTGAGCGCGCCATGGCGGCTCTGCGGGAGATGGCAGGGAGCAGCGCCACTGTCGTGCGGGATGGAAACCCCGTCAGCGTAGCAGCCAGGGAGATTGTGCCGGGTGATCTGGTTCTGCTGGAGGCGGGAAACGTGGTTCCCGCCGACCTGCGATTGGTGGAGGCGGTCCACCTCAAGGCTGTAGAGGCGGCCCTTACGGGCGAATCCCTTCCGGTGGATAAGATAACGGAGCCCCTCGAAGACCCCGACCTTCCCCTTGGGGACCGCCGGAATATGACCTTCAAGGGGACCGTCATCTCCTACGGTCGTGGTTCCGGGGTTGCCGTGGCCACGGGGATGGGGACGGAGCTGGGTCGTATCGCCTCAATGCTCCAGAACGAAGAGGAGACCAGAACTCCTCTGCAGAAGCGCCTTGCCGTATTCGGCCAGCGATTGGCAGTGGCGATACTCATTGTCTGCGCCATTATCTTCACTCTCGGCTTTATGCGCGGAGAGCCGTTGCTCCTCATGCTGCTCACCGCCATTTCCCTGGCGGTGGCAGCCATTCCCGAGGCTCTTCCCGCTGTAGTCACCATTACCCTTGCACTGGGCGCCCGCAGATTGGTGAAGCAGAACGCCCTCATACGGAGGCTTCCTGCGGTCGAGACCCTTGGCTCCGTCACCTATATATGCTCGGACAAGACAGGAACTCTTACCCTCAACCGGATGACCGTCGAAAAGGTCGCGGTGAACGGCGGAGAACTGCCCCTGAAAGAGGCATGCAGCACCGGTGGAGGAGAAGCGGGCCGCCATTTCATGATGGCGCTGGCCCTTTGCAGCGACGCCCGGCTTGACGGAGAGGGGAACCTTATCGGCGACCCCACCGAGACGGCTCTTTCGGCGGCTGCACTCAGTTGCGGCTACGATCGCCGGGATCTGGAGCGCAATTTCCCCCGCGTTGCCGAACTTCCTTTCGACTCTGACCGCAAGCTCATGACCACCTTCCACCGCCATGGCGAAGAATTCGTCGCCTATACCAAAGGGGCTGTTGAGGCGATAATCGGCAAATCGTCGGCAATGCTGGTGATGGGCGAGGAACGACTCCCGGATGTCGATGGAATCCTCAGTTTGAGCGAGGAGATGGCAGCGGAAGGATTGCGGGTTCTGGCCGTGGCCATGAGGCACTGGGACCGGGTTCCGGGTCGCATGGAAAGCGATGGCGTGGAGCGTGATCTGATCTTTCTCGGCCTGGTGGGAATGATGGACCCGCCGCGGGCGGAAGCGGCCGAGGCTGTGAGCGACTGTAAAGGTGCCGGAATCACGCCGGTGATGATTACGGGTGACCACCCGCTCACGGCCGGTATTATCGCCCGCCGGCTTTCCCTTGTTGAAGATGACGGCAAAGCTGTCATAACCGGCCGCGAACTTGCCGGGCTCACCCAGGAGGAATTCGAGCGGCGGGTGGAGGATATACGCGTCTATGCCCGCGTGGCGCCGGAGCAGAAGCTGAAAATAGTCAAGGCCCTTCAGGAGCGGGGCCACTTTGTCGCCATGACCGGCGACGGCGTGAACGACGCCCCGGCACTGAAGCGGGCCGATATCGGCATTGCCATGGGAATTACCGGCACCGACGTTTCCAAAGAGGCGTCGGCCATGATTCTCCTTGACGACAACTTTGCCACCATAGTCAAGGCGGTGCGGGAGGGAAGGCGAATCTATGCCAATATCCTGAGGTTCATCATATACTCCATCACCTGCAACGCCGGTACCCTGGTTGCCATAACCCTTGCGCCATTCTTCGGGCTCCCGTTGCCCCTTTTGCCGATCCAGATCCTCTGGCTGAACCTGCTGACGGATTCCCTTCCAGGCCTTGCCCTGGCAGCTGAACAGGCCGAGCGCGATGTCATGAAAAGACGTCCGGTCGATCCCGGGGAAGGGATATTTTCCGCCGGTCGGGGATTTTACGTGGTGGGTTTCGGCCTCCTCATCGGCGCGGCCGCCTTGGCGTTTCAGATGTATGCGCTTCGCCGGGGGCTTCCCTGGCAGACTATGGTATTTACCTTTCTCGTGCTGAACCGCATGGCAGTGGCACTTGCGGTCCGTTCTGACCGTCAGTCGCTGTTTACCATGGGGTTCTTTTCTAACCCTCCTCTGTGCGGAGCAATTCTTATCACCTTCCTGCTCCAGTTGGCGGTTGTCTACATCCCGGCGCTGAATCCGGTTTTCTCGACGGCACCGCTTTCAGGAGAAGCCCTGGCTGTTACTGTTGGGCTGGCGCTCGGCATGCTTCTGGTTTCCGAGCTTTACAAGGCGATCAGGCGAATGTTACTGCAAAAGTAGGATCAGACGTCGAGAATGACTGTTGCCCGCCAGACTCCGTCACGATGCTCGACAGAGAACCTGTGGAGGGTAACGGCCTTAACATCGACGATCATGGAGTGTCGGCCGGGGGAGATTTCCTCGCCTGCGACCAATGCCCGAAGCTCCAAGATGCTATCACTGCCGGTGATGGAGAGAGAGGCTGGGCGGAGAAGGAGCCTGCGTGCATCCTTGTAATAGATAAGTTCCTGGAGAAAGGCAAAGAGGAGAAGATCCAGTTCGTTGTCCTTGAGGACGATTTCAAACTGTTCCAGTGGTTGGATAGTTGCGAGATCCTCCACCATGACGTTGGTCATGGCATCGGCTGCTGCCGCGAACATCTCGTCGCGTGTCGTGCCGATGGCTTCGAAAGCAGCATCGGCCGTGGCGATGTCAGGCAGGTAGCGGTAGGGCATGGCAAAGGGTTAAAGGGGTGCTAGAGAAGCGCTTCGATGGCTTCAAAATCGATTTCGTTCTCGGCATTGGCCCTGATCCAGTTCAGTTTTTCCTGATCCTCGGCAGTTATCTTTGCCACGTCTTCCATGAGGGTGGTGAAGACATTGGCCGTGGAGTCATGAACTCTTATGTAGGGGATGTCGCTGTCGTCCAGGATTTGCTGACTGATCTCCGAAGTGGGCACATGGCCTGCGATCACAAGCCCCGCAATCTTTTCCCGGAACGATGGAATATGGTAGAGGGATGAGATTGTAACGATCAGTTCATCACGGGAACTGGTGATGACGATGAGGGTTGATTCTTCAAGGGCGTCTACGACGCGCTGGGCTGAAGCAGCTCCCAGATGGATGTGGTGGATGATGCGGCTTTGCCCGTCGGGGTCGCCGTGTACGGAAAGATTGAGCAGTTTGCCTATGTGGGAGAGGGTCGGGTTGGCGAGGATGGGGGAATAATTGAAGCCGCCGCTGATTTTGAGAGAGCGCCCCGGAAGCCCCTTGCCGAGAAAGCTGAGGATTGAGTCACGCTTTCCGGTCCGTAGCTTGTTGACGAGTACCATTCGAACATCAACGTCTTCTTTTTCGTAAAGTGCCAGATTCAGATGTACTGCGTCAATTGTGCTGCCGATTCCGCTGTCGGTCACAATAATGACAGGTGCATTCAAAGTATGGGCGACGCAAGCATTGCTGAGCCCGATTACCGACCCCACGCCCGAGTGTCCGGCCCCTTCGATGATGAGCAGATCGTACTTCTTGTCCAGAATTTCAAAGGATTCGAGAACTTTGTCCCGGAGTGAGCCACAGTCGATTTTCCCGCTGAGGAAATCGCGGGTGAAGTTCTTGTGGAGCGGCACCGGGTTCATGAGGGGGAGATCCTCTTCAAGGCCGAAGGTGCGAGCCATGAGGATGGCATCCATATCGACGGTAAGGCCGTTATATGCCTCGATTTTGGGGCCGATGGGCTTGATGAAGCCTACCTTGCGGTATTTTTGCCGCGCAAGGTGCATGAGTGAAACACTCATGGTGGTTTTGCCACAGTTTTGCCCTGTTGCGCCGATGAAGATTTTCTTCGCCATCAGTTCCCCCACGGTAGTTTATTCAGCTAGAGCTGCAAGATAATGCTCCCGTACCGGTCTTTGTCGCAAAATTCTGATGCAGTATACACCATAGATAATGGGGTGCGAGAGAAAAAACTCCCGGAATGCTCTGTTTCCGTATGGTTCTCCTGCGCAGGAGCTCTTTTGGATTTATGGCTTTGGCCTGTTTTTTGCTTTTCATTCACTAGAATTTTTTTTCGAAAGGTGCCCTGTGAAATATCTCCGAATGGTTCTTCCATTGGTACTGATTGTAGCGGGATGTTCTCCGGTTCGGCAGCAGTTGAGCTCCTGGCAAGGGGCAAGCCTTGATGAACTGGTGGATCAGGTGGGCCCCCCATCGTCCGTTTCGGATGATATGTCGGGCAACAAGTTCTATCACTGGCAAGAAGACCGTGGCGATGTATATACCTATATCGGCCGGGTAAATCTCAAATGCGAGCGGACATTTGGCGTCGATGGCCGTGAAATAATTACTTCTTTTGACTGGGAAGGTACCTGTCTTGCCACCCCTGATTCCCCTTGGCAGCGTATGTCAAAGTTCCAGGATGGAGCGGAATGATTTATGCGCATTAATGACAAAATTTCGTCACGGGATGTTGATAAGAAGGCTGGGCAGGGGAAGCTCTTAAGAACCGGGGGTGGAGAAGTAAGCTCGCCCTTTGTGCGGGCGCTTTCATTGCGCCGCACGGAGATTGACTCCTATGAGCAGCAGCTCCAGGATCTCAAGGACGAGATTGACCGGGCGGGTTCCGATCTGGAACGCGAACCCACAATAGCCAATTTCCGGACTTATCGCGATCTTATCGCCACCCTTGCCAAAACCGTGACATCCAATGCCTACCGCCTTGAGCGGGTGGGGGGAACAAGCCTGAATCCCCGCTGCTTCGAGATCGTAACGGTCATCGACCGGGAGGCTGACAACCTGTTGCGTCTCATCATGACGGAAAACAAGGACCGCCTGGCGATTACCAACAAGATTATGGAACTCAAGGGGCTCATTGTCGAT
The nucleotide sequence above comes from Geobacter benzoatilyticus. Encoded proteins:
- a CDS encoding cation-translocating P-type ATPase, yielding MGWHLRTAEESLAELRSSNGGLSAGAARKLLAEIGPNELQEMARRTPLAMLLAQFTDFMILILLGAAVLAAVIGDMGDAMPIIAIVILNAVIGFVQEFRAERAMAALREMAGSSATVVRDGNPVSVAAREIVPGDLVLLEAGNVVPADLRLVEAVHLKAVEAALTGESLPVDKITEPLEDPDLPLGDRRNMTFKGTVISYGRGSGVAVATGMGTELGRIASMLQNEEETRTPLQKRLAVFGQRLAVAILIVCAIIFTLGFMRGEPLLLMLLTAISLAVAAIPEALPAVVTITLALGARRLVKQNALIRRLPAVETLGSVTYICSDKTGTLTLNRMTVEKVAVNGGELPLKEACSTGGGEAGRHFMMALALCSDARLDGEGNLIGDPTETALSAAALSCGYDRRDLERNFPRVAELPFDSDRKLMTTFHRHGEEFVAYTKGAVEAIIGKSSAMLVMGEERLPDVDGILSLSEEMAAEGLRVLAVAMRHWDRVPGRMESDGVERDLIFLGLVGMMDPPRAEAAEAVSDCKGAGITPVMITGDHPLTAGIIARRLSLVEDDGKAVITGRELAGLTQEEFERRVEDIRVYARVAPEQKLKIVKALQERGHFVAMTGDGVNDAPALKRADIGIAMGITGTDVSKEASAMILLDDNFATIVKAVREGRRIYANILRFIIYSITCNAGTLVAITLAPFFGLPLPLLPIQILWLNLLTDSLPGLALAAEQAERDVMKRRPVDPGEGIFSAGRGFYVVGFGLLIGAAALAFQMYALRRGLPWQTMVFTFLVLNRMAVALAVRSDRQSLFTMGFFSNPPLCGAILITFLLQLAVVYIPALNPVFSTAPLSGEALAVTVGLALGMLLVSELYKAIRRMLLQK
- a CDS encoding archease, yielding MPYRYLPDIATADAAFEAIGTTRDEMFAAAADAMTNVMVEDLATIQPLEQFEIVLKDNELDLLLFAFLQELIYYKDARRLLLRPASLSITGSDSILELRALVAGEEISPGRHSMIVDVKAVTLHRFSVEHRDGVWRATVILDV
- a CDS encoding phosphotransacetylase family protein — encoded protein: MAKKIFIGATGQNCGKTTMSVSLMHLARQKYRKVGFIKPIGPKIEAYNGLTVDMDAILMARTFGLEEDLPLMNPVPLHKNFTRDFLSGKIDCGSLRDKVLESFEILDKKYDLLIIEGAGHSGVGSVIGLSNACVAHTLNAPVIIVTDSGIGSTIDAVHLNLALYEKEDVDVRMVLVNKLRTGKRDSILSFLGKGLPGRSLKISGGFNYSPILANPTLSHIGKLLNLSVHGDPDGQSRIIHHIHLGAASAQRVVDALEESTLIVITSSRDELIVTISSLYHIPSFREKIAGLVIAGHVPTSEISQQILDDSDIPYIRVHDSTANVFTTLMEDVAKITAEDQEKLNWIRANAENEIDFEAIEALL
- a CDS encoding YaaR family protein; this translates as MRINDKISSRDVDKKAGQGKLLRTGGGEVSSPFVRALSLRRTEIDSYEQQLQDLKDEIDRAGSDLEREPTIANFRTYRDLIATLAKTVTSNAYRLERVGGTSLNPRCFEIVTVIDREADNLLRLIMTENKDRLAITNKIMELKGLIVDFLT